A single region of the Vicia villosa cultivar HV-30 ecotype Madison, WI linkage group LG4, Vvil1.0, whole genome shotgun sequence genome encodes:
- the LOC131594542 gene encoding NAC domain-containing protein 87-like has translation MEELPIDLPPGFRFHPNDDEIITSYLINKVLNTNFSAIAIGEADLNKCEPWDLPKKAKMGEKDWYFFSERDRKYPTGTRTNRATELGYWKATGKDKEIYKGKSKQLVGMKKTLVFYKGRAPKGEKTNWVMHEFRLDGKLATCNLPKDAKDEWVVSRIFNKNNNEIKKTSSISNLLRINSISDDLLDFSSLPSLMDDTPFEINNTIDHQHHHHHEDFKETYSSSNGYYFPSYLINNEINLTNQENLNIPKTPLRHNMLSNDSYMNHQWNKECKMEQFSTNNSLLSVSQDTCLSNEINNDISSVVSKQEIMGRNSTLYEDLDYLMNGY, from the exons ATGGAAGAATTACCTATTGATTTACCTCCTGGTTTTAGATTCCACCCTAATGATGATGAAATCATTACTTCTTATTTGATCAACAAAGTTTTGAATACAAACTTTAGTGCAATTGCAATTGGTGAAGCTGATTTGAACAAGTGTGAGCCATGGGATTTACCTA AGAAAGCAAAGATGGGAGAGAAAGATTGGTATTTCTTTAGTGAAAGAGATAGGAAGTATCCAACAGGAACAAGAACAAATAGAGCAACTGAATTAGGTTATTGGAAAGCAACTGGAAAAGATAAAGAAATCTATAAAGGGAAAAGTAAACAACTTGTTGGAATGAAGAAAACTCTTGTGTTCTATAAAGGTAGAGCTCCAAAGGGAGAGAAAACTAATTGGGTTATGCATGAGTTTAGATTGGATGGAAAATTAGCAACTTGTAATCTTCCTAAGGATGCAAAG GATGAATGGGTTGTGTCAAGAATcttcaacaagaacaacaatgaaATCAAAAAAACATCATCAATTTCCAATCTTTTAAGGATAAACTCAATAAGTGATGATTTATTGGATTTTTCTTCACTTCCATCTCTTATGGATGACACTCCTTTTGAAATCAACAACACCAttgatcatcaacatcatcatcatcatgaagATTTCAAAGAAACCTATTCTTCATCAAATGGTTACTATTTCCCAAGCTACTTAATCAACAATGAAATCAATCTCACAAACCAAGAGAATTTGAATATTCCAAAAACACCCTTGAGACATAACATGTTATCAAATGACTCTTATATGAATCATCAATGGAACAAAGAGTGCAAGATGGAACAATTCTCTACCAACAATTCTTTGTTAAGTGTTTCACAAGACACATGTTTGAGTAATGAGATAAACAATGACATATCTTCTGTGGTCTCAAAGCAAGAAATTATGGGAAGGAATTCAACTTTGTATGAAGATTTAGATTATTTGATGAATGGATATTGA